The Salvia splendens isolate huo1 chromosome 21, SspV2, whole genome shotgun sequence genome includes a window with the following:
- the LOC121784273 gene encoding uncharacterized protein LOC121784273, giving the protein MVKDNRISVLAIIEPLIKPKPDVYSRLFGMKFKGANKNGQIWVFAKEDIELDGWDDSDQVLHGRYVSPSLPVPIFMSVVYGKCSREGRVEMWDKLRELASKLDGSPWLVGGDFNIFVSEEERQRSVRRQGRKAREMSDFAETISDCQLLDVGADGPKFTWARGNTFERLDRVLLSEGWANVFESTRVTNLPRILSDHCPLLINCRLPGPRIKPSFRFQNMWVRHPLFLKEVERYWREETGTSGMVNVQLKLSRLKKSLRIWNRVVFGNIFERLGKAEAEAKETSEKFEQNPTPALRVEMNKAIADFLARLKMEEDFWRQKAAIKWVAEGERNTRYFQGWVKQKRVKARIHMIEEGERVLTDDADIRNSTEKFFKELLTEDVGLLGEPDLEIIPSLTPHVNMNRLEEGASAEEIRQIVFSINAESAAGPDGYSAMFFQSCWEIVGTDVIAAVRDFLAGSQIPRGIAATLIVLIPKKKNPTK; this is encoded by the coding sequence ATGGTAAAAGATAATAGAATTTCTGTTCTTGCAATAATTGAGCCTCTGATCAAGCCTAAGCCTGATGTCTACAGTAGGCTTTTTGGGATGAAATTCAAAGGCGCTAATAAAAATGGACAAATTTGGGTGTTCGCGAAGGAGGACATTGAGCTTGATGGTTGGGATGATTCAGACCAGGTCCTTCATGGCCGATATGTCTCTCCGTCCCTACCGGTTCCCATTTTCATGTCGGTGGTTTATGGTAAATGTTCTAGAGAGGGGAGGGTGGAAATGTGGGATAAGCTCCGAGAGCTGGCTTCGAAGTTGGATGGTTCGCCATGGTTAGTGGGAGgcgattttaatatttttgtgtCGGAAGAGGAGAGACAAAGAAGTGTGAGGAGGCAAGGTAGGAAGGCTAGGGAAATGTCGGACTTCGCAGAAACTATTAGTGACTGCCAACTGTTAGATGTGGGAGCGGATGGGCCAAAATTTACTTGGGCAAGAGGGAACAcctttgagagacttgatagaGTGCTTCTGAGTGAAGGTTGGGCAAATGTCTTTGAGTCTACAAGAGTCACAAACCTTCCGAGGATTCTCTCAGATCATTGCCCTCTTCTGATTAATTGCCGATTACCTGGACCTCGGATCAAGCCATCCTTtaggttccaaaacatgtgggtgcGTCACCCCTTGTTCCTTAAGGAGGTGGAAAGATATTGGAGGGAGGAAACGGGCACCAGTGGCATGGTTAATGTTCAACTCAAGCTGAGCCGTCTAAAGAAGAGCTTAAGAATCTGGAATCGTGTAGTTTTTGGCAACATTTTTGAGAGATTAGGaaaggctgaagctgaggctaAGGAAACTTCAGAAAAATTTGAGCAGAACCCCACTCCAGCCCTTCGTGTGGAGATGAACAAAGCTATAGCTGACTTTCTTGCAAGGTtaaaaatggaagaagatttttggaggCAAAAAGCGGCCATTAAATGGGTGGCCGAAggagaaagaaatactagataTTTTCAAGGCTGGGTGAAGCAGAAAAGGGTCAAGGCGAGAATCCACATGATAGAGGAGGGAGAGAGAGTACTGACAGATGATGCGGATATTAGAAACTCGACAGAAAAGTTTTTCAAAGAATTGTTAACAGAGGATGTAGGGTTGCTGGGAGAACCTGATCTGGAGATTATCCCTTCCCTGACTCCTCACGTGAACATGAACCGATTGGAAGAGGGGGCTTCGGCTGAGGAGATAAGGCAAATTGTGTTTAGCATCAATGCAGAAAGTGCAGCAGGGCCGGATGGGTACTCTGCTATGTTCTTCCAAAGTTGTTGGGAGATAGTTGGGACAGATGTGATTGCTGCAGTCCGTGATTTCCTTGCAGGCTCACAGATTCCTAGAGGTATTGCGGCAACTTTAATTGTCCTTATCCCTAAGAAGAAGAATCCTACAAAATAG